From the Chloroflexus aurantiacus J-10-fl genome, one window contains:
- a CDS encoding Swt1 family HEPN domain-containing protein, which translates to MAITNQERIGKALDLLRQGLRPFVERELQTQYGKYWVTTVTSNWRNELSWVDDDTPNLDVAVLLRMMWEQWNDVFRKTLGFTERSLVSELREWRNKWAHQETFSSDDTYRVLDSAARLLSAISAPQADEIERMKMELLRSRFDEQVRSEKRKAGGSLIEVAASGGLRPWREVVIPHPDVASGRYQQAEFAADLWQVHLGEGSDEYRDPVEFFRRTYLTESLKRLLVGAVERLSGKGGDPVVQLQTNFGGGKTHSMLALYHLFSGVQPGMLPGVDEVMAEAGVSSLPSVRRVVLVGNKISPGNPTLKPDGTVIRTLWGELAWQLGGRDAYEQIRADDERATSPGDTLRKLFLRYGPCLILIDEWVAYARQLHDQSDLPGGSFETQFSFAQALTESAKLAGNCLLVISLPASDTATSSHVDDVEVGGLRGREALDRLRNVIGRVESAWRPATAEEGFEIVRRRLFQPLDSPQAYKYRDVTVQAFAELYRTNQAEFPPECRTSDYERRIASAYPIHPEVFDRLYEDWSTLVKFQRTRGVLRLMAAVIHCLWEKGDRSPLILPSTIPMDDPRVQFELTRYLSDNWTPIIEKDVDGPQSLPARIDSDVTNLGRLSATRRVARTIYLGSAPKTAAAQRGLEDRRVKLGCVMPGESPAVFGDALRRLAGAATYLYQDGSRYWYDTQPTVTRLAEDRADQLRRNPDSVFIELEKRLRAELRNLGGFARVHPLPRSGADVPDDLETRLVVLPVESPYRKDATNPAQQEAQAILESRGSTPRLFRNTLVFLAADGVRWQDLDDALRKFLAWDSILAEREVLNLSPFQVKQAETQRQSADQTVDARIPETYCWLLVPEQGKPQEPISWQAFRLSGNDFLAARAYKKLRAEELLLTSFGPTMLRKYLDEVPLWDRDAPHVGLQQLIKYFATYLYLPRLAGPSVLIRAINDGLARLTWAEETFAYAEGYDAANERYVGLVAGQQITLSVESGGMLVKPDVARRQIERGPKPVVPVIRDPDVPDPIVPPPPPPLPPSEPTPAPTPVRRRFYGTVRLDPIRAGRDVARIAEEVIAHLVNQPGAEVSVTLEIEARLPNGASDQIVRIVTENGKTLKFTNCAFEE; encoded by the coding sequence ATGGCCATCACCAACCAGGAACGGATCGGCAAAGCACTTGACCTGCTGCGGCAGGGTTTGCGCCCCTTCGTCGAACGGGAGTTGCAGACGCAGTACGGTAAGTACTGGGTAACGACCGTCACCAGCAACTGGCGCAACGAGCTGAGCTGGGTCGATGACGATACGCCGAACCTCGATGTGGCCGTGCTGCTCAGGATGATGTGGGAGCAGTGGAATGATGTCTTTCGCAAGACCCTCGGTTTTACTGAACGTAGTCTGGTGAGTGAGCTGCGCGAGTGGCGGAATAAGTGGGCGCACCAGGAGACGTTTTCGAGTGATGATACCTACCGCGTGCTCGATTCGGCGGCGCGATTGCTGAGCGCTATTTCTGCTCCGCAGGCGGACGAGATAGAGCGGATGAAGATGGAGCTGTTGCGGTCGCGCTTTGATGAACAGGTGCGGAGTGAGAAGCGCAAAGCCGGCGGTTCGCTGATCGAGGTAGCGGCGAGCGGGGGGCTGCGCCCGTGGCGCGAGGTGGTGATTCCGCACCCCGATGTTGCCAGTGGGCGCTATCAGCAGGCAGAGTTTGCTGCCGATCTGTGGCAGGTGCATCTCGGTGAAGGGAGTGATGAGTATCGCGATCCGGTCGAGTTCTTTCGTCGCACCTATCTCACCGAGAGTCTGAAGCGCCTGCTGGTCGGCGCCGTCGAGCGCTTATCCGGCAAGGGCGGCGATCCGGTTGTCCAGTTGCAGACCAATTTCGGCGGTGGCAAGACCCACTCGATGCTGGCGTTGTACCATCTCTTTTCCGGTGTGCAGCCGGGCATGCTCCCTGGCGTTGATGAGGTGATGGCTGAGGCCGGGGTGAGTTCGTTGCCGTCCGTGCGGCGGGTGGTGCTGGTCGGCAACAAAATCTCGCCCGGCAATCCGACGCTGAAACCTGATGGCACGGTGATTCGCACGCTCTGGGGCGAGCTGGCGTGGCAACTGGGCGGGCGTGACGCTTACGAGCAGATTCGGGCCGACGACGAACGTGCGACCAGTCCCGGCGATACGCTGCGGAAGCTGTTTCTGCGTTACGGCCCCTGTCTGATCCTGATTGACGAATGGGTGGCCTATGCCCGGCAGCTCCACGACCAGAGCGATCTTCCTGGCGGGAGTTTCGAGACCCAGTTCTCGTTTGCCCAGGCGTTGACCGAGTCGGCGAAGCTGGCCGGGAACTGTTTGCTGGTCATCTCGCTCCCCGCGTCCGACACCGCTACCTCGTCGCACGTTGATGATGTGGAAGTTGGTGGTCTGCGCGGGCGAGAAGCGCTGGATCGGCTGCGGAATGTGATCGGACGGGTCGAGTCGGCGTGGCGTCCGGCGACTGCCGAAGAAGGGTTTGAGATTGTCCGACGCCGCCTGTTCCAGCCACTCGACTCGCCGCAAGCGTACAAATATCGCGATGTGACGGTACAGGCGTTTGCCGAACTGTATCGCACGAATCAGGCTGAATTTCCGCCGGAATGCCGCACCAGCGACTACGAACGCCGCATTGCATCGGCGTACCCGATTCACCCAGAGGTCTTCGACCGCCTCTACGAAGACTGGTCAACGCTGGTGAAGTTTCAGCGCACCCGTGGCGTATTGCGGTTGATGGCCGCCGTCATTCACTGTCTGTGGGAAAAAGGGGATCGCAGCCCGCTCATCCTCCCCTCAACCATCCCGATGGACGATCCACGGGTACAGTTTGAGTTAACGCGCTACCTGTCCGACAACTGGACACCGATTATCGAAAAGGACGTAGACGGCCCGCAGTCACTGCCGGCCAGGATTGACAGTGACGTTACCAACCTCGGCAGGCTATCGGCAACCCGCCGCGTCGCCCGCACCATCTACCTCGGTTCGGCGCCGAAGACCGCTGCTGCCCAGCGTGGATTGGAGGATCGGCGGGTGAAACTCGGCTGTGTCATGCCGGGCGAGTCACCGGCAGTCTTTGGCGATGCCCTGCGCCGGCTGGCAGGAGCAGCAACGTATCTATATCAGGATGGCAGCCGCTACTGGTACGACACCCAACCCACCGTGACCAGGCTGGCCGAGGATCGGGCGGACCAACTTCGCCGCAACCCCGACAGCGTGTTTATCGAACTGGAGAAGCGCCTGCGTGCCGAATTGCGGAATCTGGGCGGCTTCGCCCGCGTGCATCCCCTGCCGCGTTCGGGGGCGGATGTGCCTGATGATCTTGAGACGCGCCTGGTGGTGTTGCCGGTCGAGTCTCCGTACCGCAAAGACGCCACCAACCCGGCGCAGCAGGAAGCGCAGGCGATCCTGGAATCGCGCGGTAGCACACCTCGTCTGTTCCGAAATACGCTGGTCTTTCTGGCTGCCGATGGCGTGCGCTGGCAGGATTTAGACGATGCGCTGCGGAAATTCCTGGCCTGGGACTCGATCCTGGCCGAGCGTGAGGTCCTCAACCTGTCGCCGTTTCAGGTCAAACAGGCCGAGACGCAACGCCAGAGCGCCGATCAAACCGTGGATGCACGGATTCCCGAAACCTACTGCTGGTTGCTGGTTCCCGAACAGGGCAAACCCCAGGAACCGATCTCGTGGCAAGCGTTTCGTCTGTCCGGCAATGATTTCCTGGCTGCGCGTGCGTACAAAAAACTGCGCGCCGAAGAGCTACTGCTCACCAGCTTCGGGCCAACGATGCTGCGCAAATACCTGGACGAGGTGCCGTTGTGGGATCGTGACGCACCCCACGTGGGTCTGCAACAACTGATCAAATACTTTGCCACCTACCTCTATCTGCCGCGCCTCGCCGGGCCATCGGTGCTGATCCGAGCCATTAACGATGGGCTGGCACGACTGACGTGGGCAGAAGAGACATTTGCCTACGCTGAAGGGTACGACGCCGCGAACGAACGCTATGTGGGTCTGGTCGCTGGCCAACAGATCACGCTATCCGTGGAGAGTGGTGGCATGCTAGTCAAGCCCGACGTTGCCCGCCGCCAGATCGAGCGTGGGCCGAAGCCGGTGGTGCCCGTTATCCGCGATCCAGACGTACCCGATCCCATTGTACCGCCCCCACCGCCGCCTCTGCCTCCATCGGAGCCGACGCCGGCGCCGACGCCGGTACGGCGGCGCTTCTACGGCACGGTGCGCCTTGACCCCATCCGTGCCGGTCGCGATGTTGCCCGGATCGCCGAAGAAGTAATTGCGCACCTCGTCAATCAACCCGGTGCGGAGGTCTCCGTAACGCTGGAGATCGAAGCCAGGCTGCCAAACGGTGCCTCGGATCAGATCGTGCGGATTGTCACCGAGAATGGCAAAACACTGAAGTTTACGAATTGCGCGTTTGAGGAGTGA
- a CDS encoding diacylglycerol/lipid kinase family protein, which yields MTTTVILNPAAGRGLAGRRRHIIEAELRKHNLEFEIFTTHARGGATELAIQAINRGSTQIVAVGGDGTINEVVNGIVEGGKRTAVTFGIIPLGTGSDFVKSLPGVKPNDISAAVQRLAANQTQAIDVGRIRVTAGRLTLTRYFINGLGMGLDAAVAVESLKIPYLRGFAVYLISVLRALATYRPGPMTVRFDGQQISRQLFFASVGNGRCQGGGFWITPDARLDDGLLDLCIVDTMPIPRALRKIPLLMRGVHANEPEVTMARARRIEVTCPTPIPVATDGEVVATAAQRVEVEVVPRAVKLLV from the coding sequence ATGACAACGACTGTCATTCTGAACCCGGCAGCCGGGCGTGGCCTGGCTGGTCGGCGGCGACACATCATCGAGGCGGAACTACGCAAGCACAATCTGGAATTCGAGATCTTCACCACCCATGCCCGCGGCGGTGCCACTGAACTGGCGATTCAGGCGATCAACCGCGGCAGCACGCAGATCGTCGCCGTAGGTGGCGATGGCACCATCAACGAGGTTGTCAACGGCATCGTCGAAGGGGGCAAGCGCACAGCGGTCACCTTCGGCATCATCCCACTCGGCACGGGCAGTGACTTTGTCAAATCACTGCCCGGCGTCAAACCGAACGACATCAGTGCCGCCGTTCAACGCCTGGCCGCCAACCAGACCCAGGCCATTGATGTCGGACGGATTCGGGTCACTGCCGGACGGCTCACCCTGACCCGCTACTTTATCAATGGGCTAGGCATGGGGCTTGACGCCGCCGTCGCCGTTGAAAGCCTCAAAATCCCCTACCTGCGTGGCTTTGCCGTCTACCTGATCTCCGTCTTACGGGCACTGGCTACCTACCGTCCCGGCCCGATGACCGTGCGTTTCGACGGACAGCAGATCAGCCGGCAACTCTTCTTTGCCAGTGTCGGCAACGGTCGTTGCCAGGGGGGCGGTTTCTGGATCACCCCTGACGCCAGACTCGACGATGGTCTGCTTGATCTGTGCATTGTTGATACGATGCCGATTCCAAGGGCACTACGCAAGATTCCGCTGCTGATGCGCGGTGTGCACGCCAACGAACCAGAAGTCACGATGGCGCGGGCACGTCGGATCGAGGTCACCTGCCCCACCCCCATCCCGGTCGCCACCGACGGCGAAGTCGTCGCCACCGCAGCCCAACGGGTTGAGGTAGAGGTGGTGCCACGGGCGGTGAAGTTGCTGGTGTAA
- the trpB gene encoding tryptophan synthase subunit beta, whose amino-acid sequence MHEVASRPGRFGPYGGRYVPETLMPAVSALEEAYTAAIADPAFWAELNRLHRTYTGRPTPLSFAARLTAHCGGAQIYLKREDLAHTGAHKINNALGQGLLAKRMGKRRVIAETGAGQHGVATATVCALLGLECVVYMGVDDMARQQPNVFRMRLLGAEVRGVSSGSRTLKDAINEAMRDWVTNPDSYYLLGSALGPHPYPTMVRDFQRVIGLEAREQILAETGRLPDVVVACVGGGSNAIGIFHPFLDDHGVALRGVEAGGKGERLGEHAARFRAATPGVLQGTYSYVLQDEAGQIALTHSVSAGLDYASIGPEHAWLHDSGRATYTAASDDEALAAFQLLARLEGIIPALESAHAVAEAIRLAPTMRPDQIILVNLSGRGDKDIFTVAGLLGVSI is encoded by the coding sequence ATGCACGAGGTTGCTTCACGACCGGGCCGTTTCGGTCCCTACGGTGGGCGATACGTCCCAGAAACGCTGATGCCGGCGGTCAGTGCTCTGGAAGAGGCGTATACCGCGGCAATAGCCGATCCCGCCTTCTGGGCGGAGTTGAACCGGCTCCACCGCACCTATACCGGCAGACCCACACCACTAAGCTTTGCTGCCCGCCTGACCGCGCACTGTGGCGGTGCGCAGATTTATTTGAAGCGTGAAGACCTGGCCCACACCGGTGCGCACAAGATCAACAATGCACTCGGCCAGGGCTTGCTGGCCAAACGGATGGGGAAACGACGGGTGATTGCCGAGACCGGTGCCGGTCAGCATGGGGTTGCCACAGCCACCGTCTGCGCGCTGTTGGGGCTAGAGTGTGTGGTCTACATGGGTGTTGATGATATGGCGCGCCAGCAGCCCAATGTCTTCCGCATGCGCCTGCTCGGTGCCGAGGTGCGCGGCGTCAGCAGCGGCTCACGCACCCTCAAAGACGCGATCAACGAAGCGATGCGCGACTGGGTCACCAATCCTGACAGTTACTACCTGTTGGGTTCGGCCCTCGGCCCGCACCCCTACCCAACAATGGTGCGCGACTTTCAGCGGGTGATCGGTCTGGAAGCGCGCGAGCAGATTCTGGCCGAAACCGGACGCCTGCCCGATGTGGTGGTCGCCTGTGTTGGCGGTGGATCGAATGCGATTGGCATCTTCCATCCCTTCCTGGACGATCACGGTGTGGCGCTCCGCGGGGTAGAGGCCGGCGGCAAAGGTGAACGCCTCGGCGAACATGCAGCCCGCTTCCGCGCCGCTACGCCCGGTGTGTTGCAGGGCACCTATTCCTACGTCTTGCAAGACGAGGCCGGCCAGATCGCGCTCACTCACTCGGTCAGCGCCGGGCTTGACTACGCCAGCATCGGCCCTGAGCACGCCTGGTTGCACGACAGCGGGCGCGCCACTTATACCGCGGCCAGCGACGATGAGGCGCTGGCGGCGTTCCAGTTGCTGGCTCGCCTGGAAGGGATCATCCCGGCCCTGGAAAGCGCCCATGCGGTTGCTGAAGCCATTCGCCTGGCGCCAACGATGCGCCCCGACCAGATCATTCTGGTCAATCTGTCAGGCCGCGGTGACAAAGATATCTTTACCGTTGCCGGGTTGTTGGGGGTATCAATCTGA
- a CDS encoding Trm112 family protein, with the protein MKNVLRLLGIAAVIGLAIAIFRAVRQYQEDSVFDLTPATNTNTGNNGQRSSISPELLSMLADPGDKGPVELMVDANGKEWLVNRRNGYRYPIEDGIPIMLLEEGEKNKDESLIQK; encoded by the coding sequence ATGAAAAACGTTCTGCGACTACTCGGCATTGCCGCCGTCATCGGGCTGGCAATTGCCATTTTCCGCGCTGTACGCCAGTATCAAGAGGATAGCGTCTTCGATCTCACGCCGGCGACCAACACCAACACCGGCAACAACGGCCAACGCAGCAGCATCAGCCCAGAGCTGTTGAGCATGCTGGCCGATCCCGGCGACAAAGGGCCGGTCGAGCTGATGGTTGACGCGAACGGCAAAGAGTGGCTGGTCAACCGCCGCAACGGCTACCGCTATCCGATTGAAGACGGCATTCCGATTATGCTGCTCGAAGAAGGCGAGAAGAACAAGGACGAAAGCCTGATTCAGAAGTAG